CCAAACCCACGGAATCTCTCATACCATTTTTCCATTAGATCTACCTCACCTCTGTTGCCAAATAAGCTTAAAATGATATTCATAGTCCAGACATCTGGTTTGCAAGTAGTACTCTCAAGCATCCCAGAAAGAACTTCCTCCATCTCATCGAATTTTCCAGCTTTTCCATAACCACTAAGAACTATGTTCTGTGTGACTGTGTTTGGGGTTATAGAGCGGTCGGACATGTCTTGATACAAGGAATCAACCAGTTCAAATCGGGAGGCTTCCACACATGCTTTTATCAGAGTGCTGTATGTATAGGCATCTGGTTGACAAAGGGGCAAGGTCTTCATTTTGTTGAGGACTGAAAATGCTTCATCAAGAAGGTCGCCCCTACCGTAAGCTGCTAGCAATGCTGTGTAAAGTTCAGAAGTGGGTTCCAATCCCTCTTCCACCATACTGTCAAAGAGTTCCTGTGCTCGGTAGGCTTGACCTGATTTTCCAAGCAAGACCAGGAGTTTCATATATGTGCCTTCTTTTGGGTGATAAAAGGGTTGTTCTTTGAGCATCTCAAACACCTATACCAaggtattgaaaaatatatcacaTAAACCGgataactacaaaaaaaaaactttcagaaATTCTAGCCACCAACTCACCATATTACTAAATAGCTgtttttcaaggtggatgggatggCAAATTTCAATCTTATGCCAGAAGAAAATTAAGATTAAGCATTTAAATGATCTAAACAAGATGGAAGATTAAGATTAAgcacttaatttattcttcagtgtAACTGCTTTCCAAAGCATGCACACAACCATGAACAAGGAGGAAAGTGAGTTTAAATCCAAAATACAAGTCTGAACACCGCAAATGGACAAAGAGAAGGAATAGAAGCAGCATGGGCATTCTCTTGCTCAAGAGGTGAAAGGCATCTCTCTCACGAGCATCTACTTCTTTTCCTACTAAGCACTAGTAATTGATATCTCTTACTCCCAAAAAACCCTCATTTCCCTTCTCGTCTTACAACCATCTTTCTTCTTGCTTCCTTTCTTCATCATTTGACATGCTTATAACCATCAAGCCTTGTCCGAGCAAGCTGGGTTTGGGTTTATCTCTCTTTTTCAGTTGCCATTGTTCCTACATAGAATAGCCTCATACGACATTACAAGCTTTTTCATTTCCCAGATTATGTCAAATGTAGGATTACCTCAAGAATTTTAGGGATAAATCTTAATTTAGATACGAATTCCAAAAAAACTTAAGCTATTCTTTTTGACGCGGGCGTGGAACTTCCATCCCGAGCCACTGATCAACCAATTATTTCCGAGGATACGTGAGATAAATCAATATACAAGCCTGGACCAATGAACAACTTTCTCAAGTAATTACATTTAAAAGGACCCATAAGAaagctaaatcaaaccaaaaatgTGGCATTTTTAATGAATTCGACCTAAGAAACCCATTTTACAGCCAAATTTCAGAAATTTTTAATCATAGGATGTACTGAAAAGGAAACAAAAGCAAATCTTTGAAATCTACAGCAAGAAATAAAAATGGgaaggaaaaacaaaaaaaaaagaaagatagcgAACCTCGAGGGCCTCCTGCCACTGCTTCTTCTGGATCTTCTCGGCGAGGGCCTCCGTGACGGTGCTCACCCAGGCCTTGGCGGCCGCACGGTCATCGACTTTCTTCTTGACGTTCTTGATGGGAGTCCTGGGAGGCTTGGAGACCGCGGCCTCCGAGACCCCCGGGAACTCCCCCTCCTTCCAGTGCCGCTTCTTCGGGGGTGGCGCCGCCTTGACAGCGGCCCTGCCGGCCGCGGCGGACGAGGTGTTGGAGGGAGAGCGGCTCGAAGCGCCGGCCTTCCTCGGCCGGGAGCCGAGGGCACAGCACGGCACCCGAAAGAAGCCGTCAGCTTCTCTTGTTCTTGGCTCGCCGCCCGAAGTGAGGAAGAGACGGGGGGAGACGAAGGAGGAGAGCGACCACGAAGAGGCCATGGCTTGGAGTGAGCTCGGAGTcgtgagagagagagggggatggAAGGTGTATGTTGTAATACTTCCGAGAAGAGATATTTATGCAgcgtccctttttttcttttttttccttgtaCACCTCTTTTGGCTTAACAAAAAAATAAGCTTCCGGCAGACCTCAATAAAACTATAAAATATGTACCATAAAATAAAACTACGTTCCACATAGGACGGTCAACTTACGTCAACTACAGTCAGATGCGGTCAATTATcatgatcaagtatttttagaaaaaaatgatgatcaagtaacttataaaatataaatagctTAAATCATCATTTAAACATGTGGAAAATAATATCTGtattatgtacatatataaatatcattaagtTACACAATTTTCCTGcacctcaatatatatatatatatattgatctgAGAAGTAGGGTGGGAGAGAATTTGGTGAAATAGGGGAGGGAACCTTCAATCACTGATTTTTAATACTCAACCAACTCAACAAGCTGCCATTCTGGACAAACTAAGTGTTCTTGAGGCAAGCACTCATGGCTGAGTTAGTTCCACGCATGCCTCCGAGAGTGGATGCCTGTCCGGTTCTTGTTGGGGTGGTTGGTGAAAATTTTGAAACACGAATGCAATTCAAGCAGCATAtcacaatatttttaaaaaaaatgcattACAAACAGGCTCAATTTGGCAGGCAACGCCCAAGGAAGCACAAACGAGCAGATTCAGCAGTCAGGCAGGCAGTTGTCAGCAGATGATTTTCTACTCTTATTCCTGTAAAATGAGTTTAAAGCCAAACTAATGAAATCCAAAGCGCATAAAGATTCCTGTGTGCTTCAGAGTTTCTTCAACCTTACTGAGGCACTAGCGTGAAACTGGATGAACCAAGGCAGCAAATCTCAGTTGTGAGACGGTTTAAACTCACAAACTTCTTTAGGAGCCCCCCTGGACCTAGAAGGGTCACGGCAAAAGAGAGAAAGGGTTCTGTATTCAATAgattcattatcaaataaaaGGGCCAAACCAAAGTAccatatcaaataaaattattataaaattcaTGATGGTGGTATTGAACCTCGTCAGTTTTGTGATAAATCAATTTCAAGTTACTGAACCCAACACGCAAGTTTCATGTTTCTGGTTTGTCTACAGTTTTAGTGAAATCTTCTCTGCTAAAAAGTATTCCATGTGATGAGAGAATCACATCCTACTATGACATAAAGTTTAGGAGCACTTCGTTCCCTCCGGGCAAGAAATTTGATAGACGCCAAAGCATGGCACTAACCCAAGACATTCTATGACCCAAGAAAAGACAATGTGTATAGGTATTGAAGTGACAAATTGTAAAGAGTGAAAGGAGCCTGTGGATTTCTTTATATGTTTCTCTTCTAAAAGCATGCGAAGCAAGTTCATGTTTGCTTCATGTAGACAAGCTGATGATTCAAATCTATTGGGACAAGTCAACCGATCTCCGATTCCGACTTTACATTGACCGCATAAACACATTATGCCGACTCACGATCGGCTGATCGATCGATAGTCGATTATTATCAACCAATAATAGAACTCATTTAATCTCTGATCGAAGACCATCGATATATTAGAGTCAGAGTTACCGACCGATGCTCATTTGGGTCTCCAAGACTACCGACTTGTCACTATtactgacatatagtcggcctattTTCACAACACACCTAATCGTTATAAACAGTTATCGAATACGTGTCACGATCATTGGTAGACATAAACAAACTATTAACTTTACGATGATGGTTCGATAATTTAGTTACATAAAAAGCAAGACAACGTGCTCGACAGTTACATCAGGATTATCTATAAAAGAGTGATCAATGAGCAGCACGGGTAAGACAATTCTGGACGAAAACTTTGCTATTTCAAATTCTCTTTATCTGCTGTTAACCAACCTCCtctctgatttaagcatcggagggtcctcgccAGACACAATTTCGATCTGTGAGGACTTCATCTTGCAGGTGTTCTTCACCGACGACGGATGCAAcaggggattggctgcaacaaaACCCAAGTTCAAAACAGCAACTTATTCACGATACAGATTAGGTTTGATAATTTGAACCTTCTGATTAACAATGTTTATACAGAAAGGAAAACATTGCATCTAGATTCTCTAAAGGATTTTATAAGATCACATTTGAATATATTAAAATTGaacaaaaaaataagtttgaagtagagttttttaattattagatatCTTAGGTATGGAATTCAAGATTGTAGGTTTTAGATGCATTTCATAAACAATTTAAGTAAAGCTAATGAAGAGAGATGTGAAATCAAGTAAATATATACTAAGAACAATAAGGGATGCCCTAAAACAATTGTTATTCAAAACATATAGTTGGAAGAGACAAAATCTTCATTAATTAGACGATATATACTACAAAGAAATAGGATGATTTGCATAGAAAGCCAGGTGGATAAGCTGATGATCTCCAACCTACTCCATTGCTGACAGAAAGGCTGGACCACTGCTGTGCTGGCCTTTGCATGCACCTCACAGACTTTGTGCCGCCCATGGAAGTCCTTTGAATTGCTGAGGTCAGCTCCACAGCCCTCCACCTGGTAAGTTGGATGGCTAGAATTGCCACCCCGCAACTTGCTCTTCTTTCCATTCTTGCCTTCCCAATTTGCAAGAGGTCAGCCCCCCTTACAAGACAACCATGCCCCCCCGAGCCTCAAAGCAAGAGATCCAGATCCATCATACGGTCCCTCTTCTTCCACCACTGCAATCCTCTTCTGTACTTCGCCTTTCCCTTTACCTGCAACCCCAAAATCAGTCTCAAGGAACAGCTGCTTGTTCCTGCAGCCTATTCCAAGGGCTGGCTATGAACAGCCCGCCATCCCACTTCCAGTTATTCAAATCCCATTCAAAATTCTTCCTTTCCATCCCATTTTTAGGTTCGACGCTCCAGCACCATAAAATGGATGGCTTTCGCTCCCGATTCTAGCCTCCATCGATGCAGGAACTCCCTAACAATAATACCTAAAGCCTAGATTGTGATTCCTAACCAACTTCTTGAAATTATTAGCAAACGAGGGCTTAGCAGCCCCCGGCAGTtccaagataaaatcagcatgaaggTGGGGTTGATCAGGACGGGGCTGCCGAACTAACTTGAGCGCCATTTTCCCCAACCAGCCGAAGCCCCATCGCATACACATCCTGGTGTGCGACAATCACCACTAACAATGGAAGAGACGTCCCGAGACCGATCAGTAGCAGCCGATGGTGGAAGAGTGTCTC
Above is a genomic segment from Elaeis guineensis isolate ETL-2024a chromosome 1, EG11, whole genome shotgun sequence containing:
- the LOC105040087 gene encoding pentatricopeptide repeat-containing protein At3g06430, chloroplastic, with the protein product MASSWSLSSFVSPRLFLTSGGEPRTREADGFFRVPCCALGSRPRKAGASSRSPSNTSSAAAGRAAVKAAPPPKKRHWKEGEFPGVSEAAVSKPPRTPIKNVKKKVDDRAAAKAWVSTVTEALAEKIQKKQWQEALEVFEMLKEQPFYHPKEGTYMKLLVLLGKSGQAYRAQELFDSMVEEGLEPTSELYTALLAAYGRGDLLDEAFSVLNKMKTLPLCQPDAYTYSTLIKACVEASRFELVDSLYQDMSDRSITPNTVTQNIVLSGYGKAGKFDEMEEVLSGMLESTTCKPDVWTMNIILSLFGNRGEVDLMEKWYERFRGFGIEPETRTFNILIGAYGKRRMYDKMTSVMEYMRRLAFPWTTSTYNNVIEAFADVGDAKNMEHAFNQMRAEGMKADNKTFCCLIKGFSNAGLFHKVVSSIQLAERFEIPANSSFYNAVISACAKAGDLMEMERVFERMKDRHCAPNSTTYSILVDAYRKEGMTDKIYDLEQENPKMFGVDVLAK